One genomic region from Shewanella aestuarii encodes:
- a CDS encoding YeiH family protein — MASAASPSKLKFWLFIALGLFCLTPLISSPIALLMGFTLASIGLVPNNIDLSKWTKTLLAYSIVGLGFGINLPEAIEASKSNLGLIVGSIFFTLILGYGLAKLFGMDSKTGHLISCGTAICGGSAIAAVAPAINAKNDQIAVSLACIFLLNSIALFVFPTIGHALSLSQYDFGVWSAIAIHDTSSVVGAAAAYGDEALKTATTVKLARALWIIPVALLSAWFFGGDKSKISVPYFILFYCVAILIAYFVPQGEAVYSLIFMASKHVLVLCLFLIGAAITVKKMRANGPKPLLLGILLWIAIGSASLAYIVL, encoded by the coding sequence ATGGCAAGCGCGGCTTCACCATCCAAACTTAAATTTTGGCTATTTATTGCCTTGGGGCTGTTTTGCTTAACGCCGCTCATTTCATCTCCTATCGCGTTATTAATGGGGTTTACATTAGCCAGTATTGGGCTCGTTCCTAACAATATTGATCTCAGTAAATGGACGAAAACATTATTAGCCTATTCTATTGTCGGTCTCGGCTTTGGTATTAACTTGCCCGAGGCGATTGAAGCCAGTAAAAGTAATCTTGGTTTAATTGTCGGCTCAATCTTTTTTACTCTCATTTTAGGTTATGGCTTGGCCAAGCTGTTTGGCATGGACTCTAAAACTGGCCACCTTATTAGTTGTGGTACGGCTATTTGTGGTGGCAGTGCGATTGCCGCCGTTGCGCCGGCTATAAATGCTAAAAACGATCAAATTGCTGTGTCGTTAGCCTGCATATTTTTACTTAACTCTATCGCGTTATTTGTGTTTCCAACCATTGGTCATGCGTTGTCATTAAGCCAGTATGACTTCGGCGTGTGGAGCGCAATTGCAATTCACGATACTTCATCTGTGGTTGGCGCGGCAGCCGCTTATGGTGATGAAGCATTAAAAACGGCGACAACGGTTAAGTTAGCTCGGGCGCTGTGGATTATTCCGGTGGCATTGCTCAGTGCATGGTTTTTTGGCGGCGATAAAAGCAAAATAAGTGTGCCTTATTTCATTTTATTTTACTGCGTGGCTATTTTAATCGCCTATTTTGTGCCACAAGGCGAGGCGGTTTACAGCTTGATATTTATGGCATCAAAGCATGTTTTAGTGTTGTGTTTATTTTTGATTGGCGCAGCAATTACGGTTAAAAAAATGCGCGCAAACGGCCCGAAACCCTTATTGCTTGGGATATTACTGTGGATAGCCATTGGCTCCGCATCTTTGGCTTATATCGTATTGTAA
- a CDS encoding methylamine utilization protein produces the protein MYLSFTLFVLVAEAAELSITVVDTQGQQLEDTVVELIPIKEGRHELNKLMPPTSQYEMRQKNRIFSPFVLAVPQGAKVHFPNLDRTRHHVYSFSPAKEFELKLYIGVTESPIEFDKAGLVAIGCNIHDYMQAYIYVSSSPVFSVSNEVGQIQFSDLVIGEYQLKVWHPWLRTPSVDRMLVVNQGDNQLTINVDVERQQKPTSPPSGFGA, from the coding sequence ATATATTTATCCTTCACACTTTTTGTTTTGGTGGCTGAGGCTGCTGAATTATCTATTACTGTGGTGGATACTCAAGGTCAGCAGCTTGAGGATACGGTTGTCGAGCTTATTCCAATTAAAGAAGGGCGCCATGAGTTAAATAAGCTTATGCCGCCTACCTCACAGTATGAAATGCGCCAGAAGAATCGGATTTTTTCCCCTTTTGTATTGGCTGTGCCTCAAGGGGCTAAAGTTCATTTTCCTAATTTAGACCGTACTCGTCATCATGTTTATTCATTTTCACCAGCGAAAGAGTTTGAATTAAAACTGTATATTGGCGTAACGGAATCGCCGATTGAGTTTGATAAAGCTGGTTTAGTGGCGATTGGCTGTAATATTCATGACTACATGCAGGCTTATATTTATGTGTCATCAAGTCCTGTTTTTTCTGTCTCTAATGAGGTTGGTCAAATCCAATTTAGTGATCTTGTGATTGGAGAGTACCAACTTAAAGTGTGGCATCCCTGGCTGCGAACCCCTTCTGTTGATCGCATGTTAGTCGTTAATCAAGGTGATAATCAATTGACGATTAATGTCGATGTGGAACGCCAGCAAAAACCGACTTCTCCACCCAGTGGCTTTGGAGCGTAA
- a CDS encoding group I truncated hemoglobin, which produces MLTSRFSLISLLGLLLLCSGCAAKSDSLYQQLGSHNGVSQITDSFLQNLAKDPLIAHHFEQTDIHVFRQRLIEHLCVVSGGDCVYKGESMFDSHVGLHISQADFDAVVGHLIDALKQQHIPIATRNALLAKLAPMYQDITYH; this is translated from the coding sequence ATGTTAACGAGTCGATTTTCGTTAATTAGCCTTTTGGGGTTACTTTTGCTGTGCTCTGGTTGCGCAGCCAAGTCTGACTCGTTGTATCAACAACTTGGAAGTCACAATGGTGTTAGCCAAATTACCGACAGCTTTTTACAAAATTTAGCCAAAGATCCCCTCATTGCACATCACTTTGAGCAAACGGATATTCACGTTTTTCGGCAGCGATTAATAGAGCATCTGTGCGTCGTTTCTGGTGGTGATTGTGTCTACAAAGGTGAGTCGATGTTCGACTCGCATGTGGGGTTACATATTAGTCAGGCTGATTTTGATGCGGTCGTTGGGCATTTGATCGACGCGCTCAAGCAGCAACACATTCCTATTGCTACTCGTAACGCTTTACTGGCTAAGCTTGCCCCTATGTATCAGGACATTACTTATCACTAA
- a CDS encoding paraquat-inducible protein A has product MKIYLTISLVLISLFLLIPGVSQPMLTMTGTIDKAQLVETGLDMFTDSLSDNARDNTRGMLDMAVSMFGLDKIEGEVEVFRKTRSILDTVNELYQSNNILVAALVGLFSIVIPALKLTLMLIASLPITSKIKQIINLIIGFVGKWSMADVFVVALIIVYMAGNASAGMGELLQTYANFEVGFYYFLAYCLFSIASHALFNMQQTQAKPQPISTN; this is encoded by the coding sequence ATGAAAATCTATCTCACTATCAGTCTAGTATTAATTTCATTATTTTTGCTAATTCCGGGAGTTAGCCAGCCCATGCTCACTATGACTGGCACCATAGATAAAGCACAATTAGTGGAGACTGGGTTAGATATGTTTACTGACAGCCTTTCTGACAACGCCCGTGACAATACTCGCGGCATGTTAGACATGGCAGTCAGTATGTTTGGCTTAGATAAGATTGAAGGTGAAGTAGAGGTGTTTCGTAAAACCCGCAGTATTTTAGATACCGTCAACGAGCTTTATCAATCAAATAACATCCTAGTTGCTGCATTGGTGGGCTTGTTCAGTATTGTTATCCCTGCCCTTAAATTAACGTTAATGTTAATTGCCAGCTTACCGATAACCAGCAAAATTAAGCAGATTATTAACCTTATAATTGGTTTTGTGGGTAAATGGTCAATGGCCGATGTGTTTGTTGTGGCCTTAATTATTGTGTATATGGCGGGAAATGCTTCAGCAGGCATGGGCGAATTATTGCAAACTTACGCTAATTTTGAAGTTGGCTTTTATTATTTTCTGGCTTATTGCCTGTTTTCCATTGCCAGCCATGCGCTGTTTAATATGCAACAAACCCAAGCTAAGCCGCAGCCAATAAGCACAAACTGA
- a CDS encoding CYTH domain-containing protein, with protein MTQEIERKYLVNSEQYKSLAHQAVRIVQGYLSSVPERTVRVRIYAEQGFLTIKGKSNESGLSRYEWEKQIPLAEAQALLALCEPGKIDKTRYLVNYQNQLFEVDEFYDENQGLVMAEIELETELQEVVKPDWLGEEVTGDKRYYNSALTQKPFSQWNR; from the coding sequence ATGACTCAAGAAATCGAACGTAAATATTTAGTAAACAGCGAACAATACAAATCACTCGCTCACCAAGCTGTGCGGATTGTGCAAGGTTATTTAAGCTCGGTACCAGAGCGTACTGTAAGGGTCAGAATTTATGCCGAACAAGGTTTTTTAACCATTAAAGGCAAGTCGAATGAGTCGGGTTTATCACGCTATGAATGGGAAAAGCAAATTCCGTTAGCTGAAGCACAAGCATTATTGGCGCTGTGTGAGCCAGGTAAAATTGATAAAACACGCTATTTGGTCAACTATCAAAATCAACTATTTGAAGTTGATGAGTTTTACGATGAAAACCAAGGTTTAGTGATGGCTGAGATAGAGCTTGAAACTGAGCTGCAGGAGGTTGTTAAACCTGATTGGTTAGGTGAAGAAGTAACGGGTGATAAGCGGTATTACAATTCAGCGTTAACTCAAAAACCTTTTAGTCAGTGGAATCGTTAA
- a CDS encoding DsbA family oxidoreductase, producing the protein MGKIKLDLVSDIVCPWCIVGYKNLTKAINELGLQEQVELEWQPFELNSNMPPEGENLREHIMRKYGSTREQSDQARANLRAKGQEIGFTFNFSDDSKMVNTFDAHILLDFAKEHGKQTDLKLALFAAYFTDQQDVSNHQVLAAIVAGVGLDADQAMARLSQPEYRQHTRQQIQYWQGLGVSSVPTVVFNRSSAMNGAHPVESFKQVLSELVAKVD; encoded by the coding sequence ATGGGTAAAATTAAGCTGGATCTCGTGTCAGATATTGTCTGCCCTTGGTGCATTGTGGGTTACAAAAACTTGACCAAAGCGATTAATGAGCTAGGGCTGCAAGAACAGGTAGAGCTTGAGTGGCAGCCATTTGAACTCAATTCAAATATGCCGCCTGAAGGCGAAAATTTACGTGAGCATATCATGCGTAAATACGGTTCAACCCGCGAGCAAAGTGATCAAGCTCGTGCCAATCTACGCGCAAAAGGGCAAGAAATAGGCTTTACCTTTAATTTCAGTGACGACAGCAAGATGGTCAACACCTTTGATGCCCATATTCTGCTGGATTTTGCCAAAGAGCATGGCAAGCAAACAGACTTAAAATTGGCCTTGTTTGCTGCTTATTTTACAGATCAGCAAGATGTGTCAAATCATCAAGTATTAGCAGCAATAGTGGCGGGTGTTGGTTTAGATGCTGATCAAGCGATGGCAAGACTGAGTCAACCAGAGTATCGTCAACATACAAGGCAACAAATACAATATTGGCAAGGGTTAGGCGTATCGTCAGTGCCAACTGTGGTGTTTAATCGCAGTAGCGCGATGAATGGTGCGCATCCGGTTGAAAGCTTTAAGCAAGTATTGTCTGAATTGGTTGCTAAAGTGGATTAA
- a CDS encoding DUF3034 family protein → MQLLLKNSLIILLFVSSLALTAQAGTSKLIATGGATTIEGAAGGGIVPWAVINGYASSDQWSTTVMYSQVGVDDFSLSSASMGLSFGNRFEISYAKQAFDLDTIGGQLGQDIIGIKYKIVGELLYSRLPQMSVGVQYKQLDDFALPQAVGAKEDWGIDIYLAGSKVFFDAIAGRNLVTNLTLRATKANQTGLLGFGSAQSSDYQIMAEVSVALLLLDNLAIGYEYKQKPDNLNFAEEQDWQDVFIGWFINKHVSVVGAYVDLGSIAGLGRQQGWYLSVEGTL, encoded by the coding sequence ATGCAATTATTATTAAAAAATAGCCTGATTATTTTATTATTTGTCAGCAGCTTAGCTTTAACAGCACAAGCTGGAACAAGTAAGCTAATCGCAACTGGGGGCGCGACCACGATTGAAGGTGCTGCTGGTGGAGGTATTGTTCCGTGGGCGGTGATTAATGGTTATGCGAGTTCTGATCAGTGGTCTACTACCGTCATGTATTCTCAGGTGGGTGTGGATGATTTCAGTTTGTCATCGGCCTCAATGGGCCTCAGTTTCGGCAATCGCTTTGAAATAAGTTATGCCAAGCAAGCTTTTGATCTAGACACAATAGGTGGTCAATTAGGGCAAGATATAATCGGTATTAAATATAAGATAGTCGGGGAGTTACTTTATAGTCGTCTGCCGCAAATGAGTGTGGGAGTGCAATATAAGCAGCTTGATGACTTTGCGTTACCTCAGGCTGTTGGCGCCAAGGAGGACTGGGGGATAGATATTTATCTTGCTGGTTCTAAGGTGTTTTTTGATGCCATCGCGGGCCGAAACTTGGTGACTAATCTAACCCTGCGAGCGACAAAAGCCAACCAAACAGGATTGCTTGGTTTTGGTAGCGCGCAATCGTCTGATTATCAAATAATGGCCGAAGTTTCAGTGGCCTTGTTATTGCTGGACAACCTTGCCATTGGTTATGAGTATAAGCAAAAACCCGATAATTTAAATTTTGCCGAAGAACAGGATTGGCAAGATGTATTTATTGGTTGGTTTATCAATAAGCATGTTTCTGTTGTTGGGGCTTATGTTGATTTAGGCAGTATTGCAGGGTTAGGCCGTCAGCAAGGATGGTATTTATCAGTAGAGGGAACCTTATAA
- a CDS encoding LysR family transcriptional regulator translates to MLKVELLESFIAVAECGNLSKAAEKVCRTQSALSLQIKKLEESVGQPLLIRDNKGVTLTDSGNTLLNYAYKMMQLSSKALDDLKDCQNRETIRLGVPTDYLKRYLNSCLIEFIREFTCIELVIDTDVSGNLYKRLQQGEFDVIVATHWQAPIHGELLFERKFHWVCAKKGNAHLREIIPMALYPENCPIRAQVFANHHMSMRPINVLLSTPSPDALCMAVENDLAIAPIAEFRITENMLVLDAIEHNLPPLPTFNESLYLNPDTQTEATEQLIVLIKANVAELAETVPR, encoded by the coding sequence ATGTTAAAAGTTGAATTATTAGAAAGTTTCATTGCAGTTGCTGAGTGTGGCAATTTATCAAAGGCTGCTGAAAAGGTATGCCGAACTCAATCAGCATTAAGTCTTCAAATTAAAAAACTGGAAGAAAGCGTCGGCCAACCATTATTGATAAGAGACAATAAAGGTGTGACATTAACCGATTCCGGAAACACGCTTTTGAATTATGCTTACAAAATGATGCAATTGAGCTCAAAAGCACTAGATGATTTAAAAGACTGTCAAAATCGCGAAACGATTCGACTTGGGGTTCCGACCGACTATCTAAAACGTTACCTTAATAGCTGCTTAATTGAGTTTATTCGTGAGTTTACCTGTATCGAATTAGTGATAGATACTGATGTAAGCGGCAATTTATATAAACGTTTACAACAGGGTGAGTTTGATGTGATTGTTGCAACCCATTGGCAAGCGCCTATTCATGGTGAATTGTTATTCGAGCGTAAATTTCATTGGGTGTGTGCAAAAAAAGGTAACGCCCATTTACGTGAGATTATACCAATGGCGTTATATCCCGAAAACTGCCCAATTCGAGCACAAGTTTTTGCGAATCATCACATGTCGATGCGGCCTATCAATGTACTTTTATCCACGCCTTCGCCCGATGCACTCTGTATGGCGGTAGAGAATGATTTAGCCATTGCGCCTATTGCAGAGTTTCGGATTACAGAAAACATGTTAGTTTTAGATGCAATTGAGCATAACTTACCGCCATTGCCTACTTTTAACGAGTCGCTATATCTTAACCCTGATACACAAACGGAAGCGACTGAGCAATTGATTGTATTGATTAAAGCCAATGTAGCCGAACTTGCCGAAACTGTGCCTCGTTAA
- a CDS encoding cytochrome c3 family protein, translating to MKTLKIMLALGMLSLASLSVQAVEIRDHHKEVIGKDCKACHDKGIKQFPSDQACLQCHDVSELAKQTARSEQDKWQNPHNNLHYGKELPCQECHSEHETKKPLCSNCHTFKYDKHKE from the coding sequence ATGAAAACATTAAAGATTATGCTTGCACTGGGTATGTTAAGTTTAGCCAGTTTATCTGTACAAGCAGTAGAAATTCGCGACCACCACAAAGAGGTTATTGGTAAAGATTGTAAAGCCTGTCATGACAAAGGTATTAAGCAATTCCCATCAGACCAAGCCTGCTTGCAATGTCATGATGTTAGTGAGTTAGCAAAACAAACTGCTAGAAGTGAACAAGACAAATGGCAAAACCCACACAATAACTTGCACTATGGTAAAGAGTTACCTTGTCAAGAATGCCATAGTGAACATGAAACCAAAAAGCCATTATGTAGTAACTGTCATACGTTTAAATATGACAAGCATAAAGAGTAG
- a CDS encoding bifunctional diguanylate cyclase/phosphodiesterase — MQFSFRSRLIIAFLFMLTLLQLTTALFVLNATQRDYRQQQIQDLNIGAKVFMEMLSSRSGQLNQSLSLLSSDFGFKRAVATGEQETIASVLANHGKRINADAAILLSPQGQLLSSSLGGMTDEDVEKLFLLTQNHSDAFEIVNFEHTSYQFVLQPVKAPVLIAWVGMGFALDKQVADQAKSITGIDISFVNQSVEKTDLVSTLPDNARQQLLSAGITLGNASHQLVSDVPKNYLSKVIDFTQQHGQWAVLHQSNAAWQKNYDELRNNMLIIFVLTCLFAFLFAAWIAGGLTKPIYALVNFARKVGQGDNPRPIKGAPAELQILADNLSVMRENIESREQDLLYQSQHDNLTGLYNRGAAKQLLAQRLTYMSGSLLMFDIVNFRHLNNIIGFANADGLLVSFAKRLSSLQPAAEIVSRLDGDSFLLLFKLNMIDIQLDDILVDLGRPFVIEGSNISVKVRVGLVELTQEYHHDDIDTLMRHVEIALNHARVESLVVSHYHKGADEQYLRELTIIRDIPTALVQGQLFLVYQPKVDIKSNTCHCVETLIRWQHPTLGFLPPDEFILLAEKSGNISIISDWVVKTAITQLAAWKQQGITLTVAINLSAHDLTNDNFANDIQQLLQQHHLPPHALSIEVTEGAVMKDAQKVIAVLQSFRDIGLSIAIDDFGTGHSSLAYLKLLPVNEVKIDRSFIKDIHIDETDLMIVNTSIKLIKGLGLTVVAEGVESEDGIDILRKLDCDTIQGYVYSKPLKADELMLWLADFNQ, encoded by the coding sequence ATGCAATTTAGCTTTCGAAGTCGTCTAATTATTGCTTTTTTGTTTATGTTAACGCTGTTGCAGTTAACTACAGCCTTGTTTGTGCTGAATGCCACCCAGCGAGATTATCGTCAGCAACAAATTCAAGACCTTAATATTGGCGCAAAGGTATTTATGGAAATGCTTTCTAGCCGAAGTGGTCAGTTAAATCAAAGTTTGTCTTTATTAAGTTCTGACTTTGGTTTTAAGCGTGCTGTCGCAACGGGAGAGCAGGAAACAATCGCCTCAGTGTTGGCTAACCATGGTAAACGTATTAATGCCGATGCCGCGATTTTACTTTCACCTCAAGGTCAATTGTTATCATCCAGCCTAGGTGGAATGACAGATGAAGACGTTGAAAAGCTATTTTTGTTAACACAAAACCACTCAGATGCGTTTGAAATTGTTAATTTTGAACACACCAGTTATCAATTTGTATTGCAGCCAGTCAAAGCTCCAGTACTTATCGCTTGGGTTGGAATGGGATTTGCCTTGGACAAACAAGTCGCCGACCAAGCAAAATCAATTACAGGTATTGATATTAGTTTTGTTAATCAATCTGTTGAAAAGACAGATCTGGTGTCAACCTTACCCGACAATGCGCGTCAACAGTTGTTATCAGCCGGTATCACTTTGGGTAACGCATCTCATCAACTTGTTAGTGATGTGCCCAAAAACTATTTGTCAAAAGTGATCGATTTTACTCAGCAACATGGCCAATGGGCTGTGTTACACCAGTCTAATGCCGCTTGGCAAAAAAATTATGATGAACTGCGCAATAATATGCTCATTATTTTTGTGCTAACTTGTTTGTTCGCTTTTTTGTTTGCTGCTTGGATAGCTGGTGGCTTAACAAAACCGATTTATGCTTTGGTTAATTTTGCCCGCAAAGTCGGTCAAGGTGATAATCCTCGGCCAATTAAAGGTGCGCCTGCTGAATTACAAATTTTGGCAGATAACTTATCGGTTATGCGTGAAAATATTGAATCACGTGAGCAAGATTTATTGTACCAATCGCAGCATGACAATCTTACCGGTTTGTATAATCGAGGTGCGGCTAAACAATTATTGGCGCAACGCCTAACTTATATGAGTGGTAGCTTGCTGATGTTCGACATTGTTAATTTTCGTCATTTAAACAATATTATTGGTTTTGCTAATGCCGATGGCTTATTAGTCAGCTTTGCCAAGCGTTTATCCTCATTGCAGCCCGCCGCCGAAATCGTTTCCCGTTTAGACGGCGATTCATTTTTACTGTTATTCAAATTAAATATGATTGATATACAGCTGGACGATATTTTAGTTGATTTAGGTCGTCCTTTTGTCATTGAAGGCTCAAATATTAGTGTCAAGGTGCGCGTTGGTCTTGTCGAATTAACCCAAGAGTACCATCACGATGACATCGACACTTTAATGCGTCATGTCGAAATTGCTCTTAATCATGCCAGGGTTGAGTCTTTAGTTGTGTCGCATTATCACAAAGGAGCTGATGAGCAATATTTGCGTGAGCTTACTATTATTCGAGATATCCCTACAGCACTGGTTCAAGGACAATTATTTTTAGTCTATCAACCTAAAGTGGATATTAAGAGCAACACCTGTCACTGCGTAGAAACCTTAATTCGATGGCAACATCCAACGTTAGGTTTTCTTCCGCCTGATGAGTTTATTCTACTAGCAGAAAAATCAGGCAATATATCCATCATCAGTGATTGGGTTGTGAAAACAGCCATTACCCAATTAGCGGCCTGGAAGCAGCAAGGCATTACATTAACCGTGGCGATCAACCTATCTGCTCATGACTTAACCAATGACAATTTTGCCAATGACATTCAACAATTACTGCAACAACATCATTTACCACCCCATGCGCTTTCTATAGAAGTAACTGAAGGTGCAGTAATGAAAGATGCCCAAAAGGTGATAGCTGTATTGCAATCGTTTAGAGATATTGGTTTATCAATTGCTATTGATGATTTTGGCACCGGGCATTCATCGTTAGCTTATTTAAAGTTATTACCAGTAAATGAAGTCAAAATTGACCGTAGTTTTATCAAAGATATTCATATTGATGAAACAGATTTAATGATTGTTAATACGAGTATTAAACTGATTAAAGGCTTGGGCTTGACTGTGGTTGCCGAAGGCGTCGAATCTGAAGATGGTATTGATATTTTAAGAAAACTTGATTGCGATACCATCCAAGGCTATGTGTATTCAAAGCCGTTGAAAGCCGATGAATTGATGCTTTGGTTGGCCGATTTTAATCAATAA
- a CDS encoding flavocytochrome c: MNKIDLLGRRKFITGLGIAAGAAMVAPAMAVSEKATGIKWDQEIEIVIIGSGFAGLAAAIEAKKLGAKDVHIFEKMSYFGGNSAINGGLFAAPVTPMQQKEGVEDSVERMVADQLAAGRGIADEALLRHVASHAMEALQMTLDAGSEYHPYLQQLGGHSVARTYQTTVSCGAGITQPLLKKCRELGVNTHNRSKFEGFLVGEKGEVLGIKMRENYHFGEDQPGKIIHIRAKRGVIMATGGFAQNVNLRMAQDPTLTSEVGCTNAPGATGEGMYEMFRLGAIPVHLAHIQSGPWASPDEGGFGYVSNYSIYNFPHSIAINRLTGKRFMDEIADRKTRADAELACRDEQGNALPPILITSYADSKKHPNTEKVIKYNVGWKFDSVEELAKHFNVPLNPLKAQIEEYNGYVKTGKDAQFGKNMTKAKDKYIKAPFTVVRLWPKVHYCQGGVMVNTKAEVKDSFTGEPIKGLYAAGEVCGGIHGVSRLGSCSIPECMVMGMTAARSMMKA, encoded by the coding sequence ATGAATAAGATAGATTTGTTAGGACGCCGTAAATTTATAACCGGCTTGGGGATAGCGGCTGGCGCGGCAATGGTTGCACCTGCAATGGCAGTTTCTGAAAAAGCTACTGGCATCAAATGGGACCAAGAAATTGAAATTGTTATTATTGGATCTGGCTTTGCGGGCTTAGCGGCAGCAATCGAAGCGAAAAAGCTGGGTGCAAAAGATGTGCATATTTTTGAAAAAATGTCTTACTTTGGCGGTAACTCAGCCATTAATGGTGGCTTATTTGCAGCCCCCGTTACGCCAATGCAACAAAAAGAAGGCGTTGAAGATTCTGTTGAACGCATGGTTGCAGACCAACTTGCAGCTGGGCGTGGTATCGCCGACGAAGCCTTACTGCGCCATGTAGCCTCTCATGCAATGGAAGCGCTACAAATGACTTTAGATGCAGGGTCTGAATATCATCCATATTTACAACAATTGGGTGGGCACTCTGTTGCTCGTACTTACCAAACAACCGTAAGTTGTGGCGCTGGGATCACCCAGCCATTACTAAAAAAATGTCGTGAATTAGGTGTTAACACTCACAACCGCTCAAAATTTGAAGGTTTCTTAGTCGGTGAAAAAGGCGAAGTGTTAGGCATTAAAATGCGCGAAAACTATCACTTTGGTGAAGACCAGCCCGGTAAAATCATTCATATTCGTGCGAAACGAGGCGTCATTATGGCGACCGGCGGATTTGCACAAAATGTTAACTTACGTATGGCACAAGACCCCACATTAACCTCTGAAGTAGGCTGCACCAACGCCCCCGGCGCGACAGGTGAAGGTATGTATGAAATGTTCCGCCTTGGCGCCATTCCTGTACATTTAGCCCATATTCAATCAGGTCCTTGGGCATCACCAGATGAAGGTGGATTTGGTTATGTGTCTAACTACTCTATTTATAACTTCCCGCATTCCATAGCAATTAACCGCTTAACCGGCAAACGCTTTATGGATGAAATTGCCGACAGAAAAACCCGTGCAGATGCAGAACTTGCTTGTCGTGACGAGCAAGGAAATGCATTACCACCCATTTTAATTACCAGTTATGCCGATTCTAAAAAGCATCCTAATACTGAAAAAGTGATTAAGTACAATGTCGGGTGGAAATTTGATTCTGTTGAAGAATTAGCTAAGCATTTCAACGTGCCACTTAACCCATTAAAAGCACAAATTGAAGAGTACAACGGTTACGTCAAAACCGGCAAAGACGCACAGTTTGGCAAAAATATGACCAAGGCCAAAGATAAATATATTAAAGCTCCGTTTACCGTAGTTCGCTTATGGCCCAAAGTACATTACTGCCAAGGTGGTGTCATGGTTAATACCAAAGCAGAAGTCAAAGACAGTTTCACTGGCGAGCCAATTAAAGGGCTTTATGCCGCTGGTGAAGTATGTGGCGGTATTCATGGTGTCAGCCGTTTGGGTAGCTGCTCAATACCTGAATGTATGGTCATGGGAATGACCGCAGCCCGTAGCATGATGAAAGCTTAA
- a CDS encoding malate synthase — protein MNMSTQASTTANQNLNHFIGEQFVATTNPLDRSINAKAFLDAQFPLATGSHQDVTSYVVYYTHLLAFLKDGTQSGLQNPCQFVALTGHKSEPTSVVLKNNDTHVEICFDRQGEIGTNDLAHIEDIQVEMPIKNLPTPYKQWISLLHSACKPTEGRCKVFTAKDGSDYAMHQR, from the coding sequence ATGAACATGTCTACTCAAGCAAGCACCACAGCAAACCAAAACCTTAACCACTTCATTGGTGAGCAATTTGTGGCAACAACAAATCCATTAGACCGCTCTATTAACGCAAAAGCATTTTTAGATGCGCAATTTCCATTAGCGACAGGTTCACATCAAGATGTAACCAGCTATGTGGTTTACTACACTCACCTGTTGGCATTTTTAAAAGATGGCACCCAATCTGGTTTGCAAAATCCTTGTCAATTTGTGGCATTAACCGGCCACAAAAGCGAACCAACGTCAGTGGTATTAAAAAACAATGATACCCATGTGGAGATTTGTTTTGACCGTCAAGGCGAGATTGGCACAAATGACTTGGCGCACATTGAAGATATTCAGGTAGAAATGCCCATTAAAAACTTACCTACACCTTATAAGCAGTGGATCAGTTTATTGCACTCAGCTTGTAAGCCAACAGAAGGCCGTTGTAAGGTATTTACTGCTAAAGATGGCAGTGATTACGCAATGCATCAACGATAA